Below is a window of Flavobacterium cyclinae DNA.
ACGGATTTTGATAATTGAACACGGAAGACTTTTATATCGTGATTTTCTTCTCCTAAAATGGAAACTTGTTGATAGAACGAATTGAATTCTTTTACCAAATCATACGTATAATTTGCAATTAATGCCGGACTATGATTGGATGCTGCACTTTGAATTATCTCTGGAAACAATTGTACTTGTTTAATTAATTCCTTCTCTTTCTCATGTAATTCTACTTCGCTTGAAACAACAACATTTTTGAAATCAAAATCTGCTTTTCTTAAAATCGATTGAATTCGCGCATAAGTGTATTGAATAAAAGGTCCGGTATTTCCATTAAAATCAACCGATTCTTCAGGATTGAACATCATTTGTTTTTTCGGATCAACCTTCAACATATAATATTTCAATGCACCTAATCCTATAACTTGATACAGCTTCGCTTTTTCTTTAGCATTATATCCGTCTAATTTTCCTAATTCTTCTGAAATTGTCTGCGCTGTTGTAGTCATTTCTGCCATTAAATCATCAGCATCTACAACCGTTCCTTCACGCGATTTCATTTTTCCAGAAGGCAATTCCACCATTCCGTAAGATAAATGATACAAGCTATCTGCCCAGTCAAATCCTAACTTTTTCAAGATTAAGAATAATACTTTGAAGTGATAATCTTGTTCATTCCCTACCGTATAAACCATTCCTCCAACATCTGGAAAATCTTTCACACGTTGGATTGCGGTTCCAATATCTTGTGTCATGTAAACCGCTGTTCCATCAGAACGAAGTACGATTTTTCTATCTAAACCATCCGCCGTTAAATCAATCCAAACCGAACCATCAGGATCTTTCTCAAAAATGCCTTTTTCTAAACCAAATTGCACTACTTCTTTTCCAAGTAAATACGTATTGGATTCGTAATAATAACTATCAAAATCAACACCAAGATTTTTGTACGTTTGAGCAAAACCATCATACACCCATTGGTTCATGGTTTTCCAAAGAGCTACTACTTCCTCATCACCTGCTTCCCATTTGCGTAGCATATCTTGAGCTTCTAAAATAGATGGTGCTAATTTCTTTGCTTCTTCCTCTGTTTTTCCTTGAGCAACTAATTCAGAAATTTCTTTTTTATACTGTTTGTCAAATTCTACATAGAAATTCCCAACCAATTTATCACCTTTTAATCCTGATGATTCTGGAGTTTGCCCGTTTCCGAATTTTTGCCAAGCCAACATTGATTTACAGATGTGAATTCCTCTATCGTTGATGATTTGCGTTTTATATACTTTTTTCCCAGAAGCTTTAATGATTTCGGCAACTGAATAACCTAATAAATTATTTCTAATATGACCTAAATGCAAAGGTTTATTAGTATTTGGCGAAGAATATTCTACCATTACCGCTTTTTCACCTTCTTTAGGAGTTACAAAACCAAAGGTTTCGTTGTTTTTAATTGAATTGAAAAATTCTATATAAAAAGCATCCGAAATCACAATATTTAAAAATCCACCTACCACATTAAACTTTGCTACTTCTTGTGCATGTGAAACAAGGAAATTTCCAATTTGATTTCCAATTTCAACCGGGTTGCCTTTTAATGCTTTTACCAAAGGAAAAACCACCATCGTTATATCACCTTCAAAATCTTTCCTAGTAGCTTGAAATTCAACTTTTTCAACAGAAATATTGAATAATTCTTGAACTGCTTTTTGGATGTGTGTTGTTAGTGTGTGATGTAATGTCATTTTACCTTATTTTTTTGAACGTGCAAAGGTAATAAATAGTAATTAGTGATTAGTAATTAGTGATTAGTTTTTTTTCGATTAAAAAAATATTTCAAAAATACTGTAACATTTAACAATTGTTGAAGTCTATTAACCACAATCATCAATCATTTAATTAAAAACAAACAAATGAAACTTAAACTAATTATCACCTGCTTTTTGTTCGCTATGACTTTTGGTTTTGCACAAAATTCAGGAAGTATCAAAGGAAAAGTAATTGACAAAAACACCAATGAACCTTTGCCTTATGTAAACATTATTGTTAAAGACAATAGCAAAATTGTAACGGGAGGCGTTACAACAGAAGAAGGAAATTTCATCATCACTAAATTAGGAAATCAAAAATACATTGTTGAAATTCAATTTATTGGATATACAACGGTTGTAAAAAATATTGATTTAACAACAGAATCAAATTTAAACCTAGGAACTATAACTATTTCAGAAGACGTATCCGAATTAAAAGATGTAGAAGTTGTTGCGGAACGTTCTAATATGGTTCAAAAAATTGACAGAAAAGTGATTAATGTTGGAAAAGATTTAATCGCATCAGGAACTACAGCGTCAGAAATCATGAATAATATTCCTACTGTTAGTATCGATCCTCAAACGAAAGAAATTAGCATGAGAGGAAACAGCAATGTTCGTGTTCTAATTGATGGAAAACCTTCAAATGTTTCAGTAGAACAATTGTTACAACAAATTCCTTCGGCTTCAATCAAACAAATCGAATTGATTACAAATCCTTCGGCAAAATATAATCCAGAAGGGATGAGCGGAATCATCAATATTATTTTGCATAAAAATTCGCAAGACGGGTTTAATGGTTCTTTAAACACTGGAGTTACTTTTGGAATTACACCAAAGACAAATTCGGCATTAAACATGAATTACCGCGTAGGAAAAATAAATTTTTACACCAATTATGGCTTTAATCACGGAATAAATGCAAATCACGGATTTGTTGATAGTGAAAGAACTAATCAAGAAAACCTACAAAATTTCCAATTCAAAAACAAAAACAATTCGCACCTATTAAAATTTGGAATGGATTATTACATTAACGATAAAAATACTCTATCTGCTTACACCAATCAAAGTTTTACTTATGGTTCTGGCACAGGATTGACAACCGTTGCTTATGATGATCCAATTAGCAATAGAAATACAAGTCAGCTTTTTGGTAGTAACGGAAATAATAAAAACCAAACCTACGACATGGTTTTTAAGCACGACTTTGAAAAGAAAGATGAAAATTTAGAACTTCAATTGAATTATTCTCATACGGTAAATGATGAAAACACACTTTATGATGAAACCATTTTAAACCCATCAGAAAGTTTTGAAAGAAGAAATATTGTTAAAGGAACAACTGATTATTTTCAGTTTAATGCTGATTATATAAATCCAATAACAGAAAATTCTAAATTGGAATTAGGAGTTGAGACGAGAATTCAGAATTCAGGAAATCGTTTTAATGATATCAACCCTAGTTTTACAAGTGCTAATAATTCGTTTGAATTTGGAAGAAATATTTATTCAGCTTATGCTAATTTAGGAAAGCAAATAGGGAAATGGAGTGGTCAATTGGGTGTTCGATTAGAGTATTTTGATTTAGAAGCAGATTTTGCCATCAATGAAACAAATCCAAGTTTTAGCGATGCCCAAAAAATAAGTGATGATTTATTTACAGCTTATCCATCGGCTTTTTTAACGTATACTGCAAATGATAAAAACTCTTTCAATTTTAATTATTCAAGAAGAGTTGACCGTCCAAGTATTGGACAAATTAGCCCAATTAGAGAATGGACAACGCCTTTAATGGAATCAAGAGGAAATCCCGATTTAGTTCCACAATTTACAAATTCGTTTGAAGTAAATTATACAAGATCTACTAAAATTGGATCCATTACAAGCGGTGTGTTTTATAGAAGCATTTCAGATGAGATTTCAAGAACTGTTTATAACGACCCTAACAATCCAAATAGAAACATCTTATCTTATGCCAATTTTTCAAATAATAATGCATACGGAATTGAATCATCAGGAAATTTAAAATTCGCCGCATGGTGGTCTGTTAATGTAAGTACCGATGTTTATTTCAAAACTGCTAAAGGAACGGTACAAAATGCCAACACAAACGCTTTAGAAAATGCCGAAGTGGATGTAACAACATTTAATGCAAGAATTAACAACAGTTTTACAGCAACAAAAAATTTACGTTTCCAATTATTTGCTATGTATAGAGGTAGAGATCGTGGATTACAATATGATAGAAAAGAAATGTATAAAATGGATTTTGGAGCAACTTACAACATCTTAAAAGGAAAAGGTACAATAACAGCTCGTTATAATGACGTTTTTGAAAATATGCGATTTGCTTTTGATGGTAACATTCCGTTTAGACAACAAGGTGCTTTTTACTGGGAAAGTCAAACGTTTTATGTAGGATTCAATTACATGTTTGGTGGTGGAAAAAACCGTGCTTTAGCAAGAAAACAAAGAGATGCTAACGAAACACAAAGTGGTGGTGGAATGTTTTAATTTTAGTAATTAGTCGTTAGTGATTAGTAAATAGCAAAAACGCTCTGAAAATTCAGAGCGTTTTTTTTCTATATTCTATTTTCTTTATTCAATTTTCTAAAAATTACCATCTAATAATAACACTTCCCCAAGTAAATCCAGAACCAAAAGCAGCTAAAACTACTAAATCACCTGATTTAATTTTACCTTGTTCCCAAGCTTCAGTTAAAGCAATTGGAATAGAGGCTGCAGTGGTATTTCCGTATTTTTGAATATTGTTGAACACTTGGTCATCTGTTAAACGGAATTTCTGTTGAATGAACTGTGAAATTCTCAAATTCGCTTGATGTGGCACCAACATATTAATATCGGAAACTTGCAAATTATTCGCTTGCAAACCTTCGTTAATTACTTCACTAAAACGAACTACTGCATTTTTGAAAACAAATTGTCCGTTCATGTATGGATAATAACTTTCATCGTTTGGATCGTTATCTGCAATAATGTCGGTTACCCAACGTTTGCCCATCCCTGGAGCAATTAATGACAATTCTTCTGCATGTTGCCCTTCAGAATGTAAATGAGTAGATAAAATTCCTTTAGATAAATCTTCTTCTCTTGAAAGTACAGCTGCTCCTGCACCGTCACCAAAAATTACTGAAACACCTCTTCCACGAGTAGTCATATCTAAACCAGTTGAATGCAATTCAGAACCAATTACTAAAACGTTTTTATACATTCCGGTTTTGATGTATTGGTCAGCAATTGAAATCGCATATACAAATCCTGAACATTGATTACGAACATCTAATGCGCCAACCGTTCTTAAACCTAAATCACGTTGCACTAAAACACCTGGTCCTGGAAAATAATAATCGGGACTCAAAGTTGCGAAGATGACAAAATCGATATCTTCTTTAGCAACGCCAGAACGTTCAATAGCAATTTGTGCTGCTTTTACCCCCATTGAAGTGGTGGTATCTTCTCCTCTTATCACATGACGACGTTCTTGAATTCCAGTACGTTCCTGAATCCACTCGTCGTTAGTATCCATTATTTTTGATAAATCATCGTTTGTTACCACATTATTAGGAACGTAATAACCTAAACCTGAAATTTTTGAATGATACATACT
It encodes the following:
- a CDS encoding 3-oxoacyl-ACP synthase III family protein; the encoded protein is MYHSKISGLGYYVPNNVVTNDDLSKIMDTNDEWIQERTGIQERRHVIRGEDTTTSMGVKAAQIAIERSGVAKEDIDFVIFATLSPDYYFPGPGVLVQRDLGLRTVGALDVRNQCSGFVYAISIADQYIKTGMYKNVLVIGSELHSTGLDMTTRGRGVSVIFGDGAGAAVLSREEDLSKGILSTHLHSEGQHAEELSLIAPGMGKRWVTDIIADNDPNDESYYPYMNGQFVFKNAVVRFSEVINEGLQANNLQVSDINMLVPHQANLRISQFIQQKFRLTDDQVFNNIQKYGNTTAASIPIALTEAWEQGKIKSGDLVVLAAFGSGFTWGSVIIRW
- the argS gene encoding arginine--tRNA ligase is translated as MTLHHTLTTHIQKAVQELFNISVEKVEFQATRKDFEGDITMVVFPLVKALKGNPVEIGNQIGNFLVSHAQEVAKFNVVGGFLNIVISDAFYIEFFNSIKNNETFGFVTPKEGEKAVMVEYSSPNTNKPLHLGHIRNNLLGYSVAEIIKASGKKVYKTQIINDRGIHICKSMLAWQKFGNGQTPESSGLKGDKLVGNFYVEFDKQYKKEISELVAQGKTEEEAKKLAPSILEAQDMLRKWEAGDEEVVALWKTMNQWVYDGFAQTYKNLGVDFDSYYYESNTYLLGKEVVQFGLEKGIFEKDPDGSVWIDLTADGLDRKIVLRSDGTAVYMTQDIGTAIQRVKDFPDVGGMVYTVGNEQDYHFKVLFLILKKLGFDWADSLYHLSYGMVELPSGKMKSREGTVVDADDLMAEMTTTAQTISEELGKLDGYNAKEKAKLYQVIGLGALKYYMLKVDPKKQMMFNPEESVDFNGNTGPFIQYTYARIQSILRKADFDFKNVVVSSEVELHEKEKELIKQVQLFPEIIQSAASNHSPALIANYTYDLVKEFNSFYQQVSILGEENHDIKVFRVQLSKSVGNTIKNAFQLLGINVPERM
- a CDS encoding outer membrane beta-barrel family protein codes for the protein MKLKLIITCFLFAMTFGFAQNSGSIKGKVIDKNTNEPLPYVNIIVKDNSKIVTGGVTTEEGNFIITKLGNQKYIVEIQFIGYTTVVKNIDLTTESNLNLGTITISEDVSELKDVEVVAERSNMVQKIDRKVINVGKDLIASGTTASEIMNNIPTVSIDPQTKEISMRGNSNVRVLIDGKPSNVSVEQLLQQIPSASIKQIELITNPSAKYNPEGMSGIINIILHKNSQDGFNGSLNTGVTFGITPKTNSALNMNYRVGKINFYTNYGFNHGINANHGFVDSERTNQENLQNFQFKNKNNSHLLKFGMDYYINDKNTLSAYTNQSFTYGSGTGLTTVAYDDPISNRNTSQLFGSNGNNKNQTYDMVFKHDFEKKDENLELQLNYSHTVNDENTLYDETILNPSESFERRNIVKGTTDYFQFNADYINPITENSKLELGVETRIQNSGNRFNDINPSFTSANNSFEFGRNIYSAYANLGKQIGKWSGQLGVRLEYFDLEADFAINETNPSFSDAQKISDDLFTAYPSAFLTYTANDKNSFNFNYSRRVDRPSIGQISPIREWTTPLMESRGNPDLVPQFTNSFEVNYTRSTKIGSITSGVFYRSISDEISRTVYNDPNNPNRNILSYANFSNNNAYGIESSGNLKFAAWWSVNVSTDVYFKTAKGTVQNANTNALENAEVDVTTFNARINNSFTATKNLRFQLFAMYRGRDRGLQYDRKEMYKMDFGATYNILKGKGTITARYNDVFENMRFAFDGNIPFRQQGAFYWESQTFYVGFNYMFGGGKNRALARKQRDANETQSGGGMF